One segment of Fimbriiglobus ruber DNA contains the following:
- a CDS encoding ArnT family glycosyltransferase, giving the protein MRSSRFTHYLVLIAVAGLLTFPNLGAPSLWDMDEGVNAECSREMLESGTWIVPTFNWELRTAKPVMLYWIQRPFIAAFGPTEWAARLPSALLGLGTVLLVYELGRRMFDPATGLLAGVVLASAVQFSMLSHASTPDAPLIFFTVLAFYLVWIGHERGGRGWFIWPAVACGCAVLSKGPVGLGLPGLVIVLYLAWNRELYRALDWKLLAGILVFFLVAGPWYGLVAAETRGEWTRTFFGKENFGRLTVPQENHSGPPFYYLAAVIVLFAPWSCVIGVTFWYTVKAAWGRVGVLSSTTPDTHGEREKLAEMRGATSVEAPAPSEDAVDAERRANRFLLCWFAVYLLVFSAAQTKLPNYIGPLYPALALLTARYLIRWSRREVVPARWIMPGAISGVALTGILVGVGFVISSGAVGPVSKGMRLFPGLETWAWVGLIPLAAAGVMAWYLWAGDRGRVVGAMAVGSVGLIGITAAGPVLVVDQYKAAKTLVLSSGAHQPDHEIRLAAVGYFQESLVFYAERKVSRGMPVEGMENGTPKTYERPFLPEDIADFLASPLPAYLFVPETMWDQQLAAKITSPVRIAARKYDFYRNEEILVVTNAPER; this is encoded by the coding sequence ATGCGGTCGAGCCGGTTCACGCACTACCTTGTTCTGATCGCCGTGGCCGGCCTGCTGACGTTTCCGAACCTCGGCGCGCCCTCGCTCTGGGACATGGACGAGGGCGTGAACGCCGAATGTAGCCGGGAAATGCTGGAATCCGGGACATGGATCGTCCCGACGTTTAACTGGGAACTGCGGACGGCCAAGCCGGTCATGCTGTACTGGATTCAGCGGCCGTTCATCGCCGCCTTCGGGCCGACTGAGTGGGCCGCCCGCCTGCCGTCGGCGTTACTTGGGCTCGGAACAGTCCTGCTCGTCTACGAACTCGGCCGGCGGATGTTCGACCCCGCGACCGGGTTGCTCGCGGGCGTCGTGCTCGCGTCGGCCGTCCAGTTCAGCATGCTGTCGCACGCGTCGACGCCGGACGCGCCGCTCATTTTCTTCACCGTCCTCGCCTTTTACCTCGTCTGGATCGGCCACGAGCGCGGCGGCCGCGGATGGTTCATCTGGCCGGCCGTCGCCTGCGGGTGCGCGGTGCTGAGCAAGGGGCCGGTCGGCCTGGGCCTGCCGGGGTTGGTCATCGTGCTGTACCTGGCCTGGAACCGCGAGCTGTATCGCGCGCTCGACTGGAAGTTGCTCGCGGGCATCCTTGTCTTTTTCCTGGTGGCGGGACCGTGGTACGGGTTGGTCGCCGCCGAGACGCGCGGCGAGTGGACTCGTACGTTCTTCGGCAAGGAAAACTTCGGCCGGCTCACGGTCCCTCAGGAAAACCACAGCGGCCCGCCGTTCTACTACTTGGCCGCCGTTATCGTCCTGTTCGCGCCCTGGTCGTGCGTGATCGGGGTCACGTTCTGGTACACGGTGAAGGCCGCGTGGGGCCGCGTGGGCGTGCTATCGTCCACCACACCCGACACTCACGGCGAGCGGGAAAAGCTCGCTGAGATGCGCGGGGCCACGTCCGTCGAAGCGCCCGCCCCGAGCGAGGACGCGGTCGACGCCGAGCGGCGGGCGAATCGCTTCCTGCTCTGCTGGTTCGCGGTCTACCTCCTCGTCTTCTCCGCCGCCCAAACCAAACTGCCGAACTATATCGGCCCGCTTTACCCGGCCCTCGCCCTGCTGACGGCCCGGTATCTGATCCGGTGGAGTCGGCGGGAGGTGGTGCCGGCGCGGTGGATCATGCCGGGGGCGATCTCGGGCGTCGCCTTGACCGGCATTCTCGTGGGTGTCGGGTTCGTGATCTCGTCCGGCGCAGTCGGGCCGGTGTCGAAGGGCATGCGCCTGTTCCCCGGCCTGGAAACGTGGGCGTGGGTCGGGTTGATCCCGCTCGCGGCGGCCGGGGTGATGGCGTGGTACCTGTGGGCCGGAGATCGCGGCCGGGTAGTCGGGGCGATGGCCGTCGGGTCGGTCGGGCTGATCGGCATAACGGCCGCCGGGCCGGTCCTGGTCGTCGACCAGTACAAGGCGGCGAAGACGCTGGTGCTGTCGTCCGGCGCGCACCAGCCGGACCACGAGATCCGGCTCGCGGCCGTCGGGTATTTCCAGGAGAGCCTGGTCTTTTACGCCGAGCGGAAGGTGAGCCGGGGCATGCCGGTCGAGGGCATGGAGAACGGCACCCCGAAGACCTACGAGCGGCCGTTCCTCCCCGAAGACATCGCCGACTTCCTCGCCAGCCCGCTCCCGGCCTACCTGTTCGTACCCGAAACGATGTGGGACCAGCAACTCGCCGCGAAAATCACGTCGCCGGTCCGGATCGCCGCGCGGAAGTACGACTTCTACCGGAATGAAGAGATCCTGGTAGTGACGAACGCGCCCGAGCGCTGA
- a CDS encoding M61 family metallopeptidase: MRWLWFAVLSLAVTPCTAPASPQGGQPDAKTPPITLDVDVSEAPQKIYHARLVIPATPGPLTLYYPKWIPGTHGPSGPVAEVAGLKIQAGGKPVAWKRDDTEMFTFHCTVPEGATSIEVALDWLAAGRGGFGTTTDHIAVVRWNELLLYPKGKPISAIEFQASVKVPAGWKLGTALPVESHDGAVTRFRPVSLETLVDSPVHAGLYFREIPLTPKPVGGKPTDGGLQHFLELACDGPGGLEITPDIKAHYEQLVVEAGALFGTRHYKSYRFLVTLSDKMPYHGLEHHESSDNGMPERAMSDPEAGKAIAFLLPHEYVHSWNGKFRRPRGLITPTYQEANNTRLLWVYEGLTEYLGTVLAARSGLWTPDDAREYLAVMAEDMQNQKGRSWRPLEDTTLVAPMRAGDASGWRSWRRSTDYYDEGQLIWLEIDTKIRQLTKGERSLDDFCRRFFAGPNGVVAVKGYELEDVLADLNAVAEYDWKTLLMRRVTETAEQAPLDGLTQGGWRLTYADKPSAFEKSAQGLRKRLNLSTSLGVLMSPDGVVSDVVRGKAAYKAGIGPGMKVLAVNGRRFSPEVLREAVAASKKSDATLEFLVESGDMFRTYAIDYRDGARYPRLERLAGEPDTLTKILAPKTAAPAKSTGTGK; this comes from the coding sequence ATGAGATGGCTCTGGTTCGCGGTACTCTCGCTCGCTGTCACGCCTTGCACGGCTCCAGCCTCTCCCCAAGGCGGACAGCCGGACGCGAAAACGCCGCCCATCACACTCGACGTCGACGTCAGCGAAGCCCCGCAAAAGATTTACCACGCGCGGCTCGTCATCCCGGCCACCCCGGGACCGCTCACCCTCTACTACCCCAAGTGGATTCCGGGCACGCACGGCCCCAGCGGCCCCGTCGCCGAGGTGGCCGGGCTCAAGATCCAGGCCGGCGGTAAACCCGTCGCCTGGAAGCGCGACGACACCGAAATGTTCACGTTCCACTGCACCGTGCCCGAAGGCGCGACATCCATCGAAGTCGCGCTCGACTGGCTCGCCGCCGGCCGCGGTGGGTTCGGAACGACCACCGACCACATCGCCGTCGTCCGCTGGAACGAACTGCTCCTTTACCCCAAGGGTAAGCCGATCTCCGCGATCGAATTCCAGGCGAGCGTGAAGGTCCCGGCCGGCTGGAAGCTCGGCACCGCGCTGCCGGTCGAGTCGCACGACGGGGCGGTCACCCGCTTCCGCCCTGTCAGCCTGGAGACGCTGGTCGATTCGCCGGTCCACGCCGGCCTTTACTTCCGGGAAATCCCGCTCACGCCGAAGCCGGTCGGGGGCAAGCCGACCGACGGTGGCCTCCAGCACTTCCTCGAACTGGCCTGCGACGGGCCCGGCGGCCTGGAGATCACGCCGGACATCAAGGCCCACTACGAGCAACTGGTGGTGGAAGCCGGGGCGCTGTTCGGCACCCGCCACTACAAGTCGTACCGCTTCCTCGTGACGCTCAGCGACAAGATGCCGTACCACGGCCTGGAGCACCACGAGTCGAGCGACAACGGCATGCCCGAGCGGGCCATGTCCGACCCGGAGGCCGGCAAAGCCATCGCATTCCTGCTGCCGCACGAGTACGTCCATTCGTGGAACGGCAAGTTCCGCCGGCCCAGGGGCCTGATCACGCCCACGTACCAGGAAGCCAACAACACCCGCCTGCTCTGGGTTTACGAGGGACTGACGGAATACCTCGGCACCGTTCTGGCGGCCCGCAGCGGCCTCTGGACGCCGGACGACGCCCGGGAATACCTGGCGGTCATGGCCGAGGACATGCAGAACCAGAAGGGCCGGTCGTGGCGGCCGCTCGAAGACACCACGCTCGTGGCCCCCATGCGGGCCGGCGACGCGAGCGGCTGGCGGTCCTGGCGGCGGTCGACCGACTACTACGACGAAGGCCAGCTCATCTGGCTCGAAATCGACACCAAGATACGCCAACTCACCAAGGGCGAGCGGTCGCTGGACGACTTCTGCCGGCGGTTCTTCGCCGGGCCGAACGGCGTCGTCGCGGTCAAGGGGTACGAGCTGGAGGATGTTTTGGCGGACCTCAACGCGGTCGCGGAGTACGACTGGAAGACGCTGCTCATGCGCCGCGTGACCGAGACCGCCGAGCAGGCCCCGTTGGATGGCCTGACCCAGGGCGGCTGGCGGCTGACCTACGCGGACAAGCCCAGCGCGTTCGAGAAATCGGCGCAGGGTCTGCGCAAGCGGCTCAACCTGTCGACCAGCCTCGGCGTCCTGATGTCGCCCGACGGCGTGGTCAGCGACGTCGTCCGCGGGAAGGCGGCGTACAAGGCGGGCATCGGACCGGGCATGAAGGTACTGGCGGTCAACGGCCGGCGGTTCAGTCCCGAGGTGCTCCGGGAGGCGGTGGCCGCCAGTAAGAAGTCCGACGCGACGCTCGAATTCCTGGTGGAAAGCGGCGACATGTTCCGGACGTACGCGATCGACTACCGCGACGGCGCCCGCTACCCCCGTCTCGAACGACTGGCCGGCGAGCCGGACACCCTGACCAAGATCCTCGCCCCGAAGACGGCGGCGCCGGCCAAGAGCACTGGCACCGGCAAGTGA
- a CDS encoding glycosyltransferase family 87 protein, giving the protein MSSPVRLWWIALPVPARWAVIFWALLLAAVAGRVAFSNPGFQSVVPIYLAAGQKWADREDLYARVYSLDLYRNPPVVAVGFSALADLPVKVVGLAWRGLGAGLFLLGAWRIRREFLPDLSPARAAVFFVLAGVLVLPALNNGQTNLLLVAAALNGTAAAARGRWTEAAAWLGLAGWLKVYPLALGALVAVVAPWKLIPRLAAVALAGIALPFAVADPEYVLSQYQSFLTYLSSDDRTLSELKRIPRDWSVIARTWFGTVVEARVVQSVSLAVLVGVGTLVAWAAVRGAGRRKVLGLSLGLGTVWMTAFGPATESNTYSLLAVVAAGAVVVPRAPVVAALTWSGVVLLAATVFRGMFPADWRFQVLGPQPLGALLLIPAILSDLVARPATDARPPVFVVVGRIASRIRDRVGVSRPVAARQ; this is encoded by the coding sequence ATGTCCTCCCCGGTACGGCTCTGGTGGATCGCTCTCCCGGTGCCGGCGCGCTGGGCGGTCATCTTTTGGGCACTGTTGCTCGCGGCCGTGGCCGGGCGCGTTGCGTTCTCGAATCCCGGCTTTCAGTCCGTCGTCCCCATCTATCTGGCGGCCGGTCAAAAATGGGCCGACCGCGAAGACCTCTACGCCCGCGTTTACTCCCTCGATCTTTACCGAAACCCGCCGGTCGTCGCCGTAGGCTTCTCCGCGCTGGCTGACCTACCCGTGAAGGTCGTGGGCCTGGCGTGGCGGGGCCTCGGGGCGGGGCTGTTCCTGCTCGGCGCGTGGCGAATCCGCCGGGAGTTTCTGCCGGACCTGTCGCCGGCGCGGGCGGCGGTCTTCTTCGTCCTGGCCGGGGTTCTCGTACTCCCCGCGCTCAACAACGGGCAGACGAACCTGCTGCTGGTGGCGGCCGCCCTGAACGGCACCGCGGCGGCGGCCCGCGGGCGGTGGACGGAGGCGGCCGCCTGGCTCGGGCTGGCGGGCTGGCTCAAGGTCTACCCGCTCGCCCTCGGAGCGCTCGTCGCGGTCGTCGCCCCGTGGAAGCTGATCCCGCGGCTCGCAGCCGTCGCGCTCGCCGGGATCGCCCTGCCGTTCGCGGTCGCGGACCCGGAATACGTACTCAGCCAGTACCAGAGCTTTCTGACCTATCTGAGCAGCGACGACCGCACGCTTTCGGAATTGAAGCGGATACCCCGCGACTGGAGCGTGATCGCCCGGACGTGGTTCGGTACCGTCGTGGAGGCTCGCGTCGTCCAGTCGGTCTCGCTGGCCGTGCTGGTCGGCGTCGGAACGCTGGTCGCGTGGGCGGCCGTGCGGGGCGCGGGCCGGCGAAAGGTGCTCGGGTTGAGCTTGGGCCTCGGGACGGTCTGGATGACGGCGTTCGGCCCGGCGACCGAGTCGAACACGTACTCCCTGCTCGCGGTCGTCGCCGCGGGCGCGGTCGTCGTGCCGCGGGCGCCGGTGGTCGCCGCGTTAACTTGGAGCGGGGTGGTGTTGCTGGCGGCGACCGTGTTCCGCGGGATGTTTCCGGCCGACTGGCGGTTTCAGGTGCTCGGACCGCAGCCGCTCGGCGCGCTGTTGCTGATCCCCGCGATACTCAGCGACCTGGTCGCGCGGCCCGCGACCGATGCCCGGCCGCCGGTGTTCGTCGTGGTCGGGCGGATCGCGAGCCGGATTCGCGACCGGGTGGGGGTCTCCCGCCCGGTGGCTGCGCGCCAGTAA
- a CDS encoding ISAs1 family transposase has product MDTTPPAPFVEAFRTLEDPRRPGRTLAHNLHEILTIALCAAIGGANDWVAVETFGRAKIGWFRRFLPLVHGIPSHDTFGRVFAHLKPAAFQACFGQWIADVCGKLGRAHIAIDGKRLAGSEDAGAGVTALHLVSAWATDARLSLGQVAVDDKSNEITAIPKLLELIEISGALVSIDAMGCQKEIATTIRAEGGDYLLAVKDNQPHLRADLEALFDHALEQEFASGTWDGFAQEKTTRGREELRQCWVLTDVDEIRKGVRDYALWKDLTSVIVVVSERGEKGKSQTETRFYISSRVASARQFAGWARNHWGIENGLHWVLDVVFREDTSRVRNGDEDAQAENVGWLRRMVLSVLKQIKTKSSLNGMRLKAGWDEAYMEEILLKIKGF; this is encoded by the coding sequence ATGGACACGACTCCTCCCGCGCCCTTCGTTGAGGCCTTCCGCACCTTGGAGGACCCGCGCCGCCCGGGGCGGACGTTGGCTCACAACTTGCACGAGATTCTGACCATCGCCCTGTGCGCGGCCATCGGCGGGGCCAACGATTGGGTCGCCGTCGAAACGTTCGGCCGGGCCAAGATCGGGTGGTTCCGGCGGTTCCTCCCACTGGTCCACGGGATCCCGTCCCACGACACTTTCGGGCGGGTGTTTGCCCATCTCAAACCGGCCGCGTTTCAGGCGTGCTTCGGTCAATGGATCGCCGACGTGTGCGGGAAACTCGGACGCGCGCACATCGCGATCGATGGCAAGCGGTTGGCCGGATCGGAGGACGCCGGGGCCGGGGTCACGGCACTCCACTTGGTCAGCGCGTGGGCCACCGATGCCCGCCTGAGTCTCGGCCAAGTGGCCGTCGACGACAAGTCGAACGAGATCACCGCGATCCCGAAGTTGTTGGAATTGATTGAGATCTCGGGGGCGTTGGTGAGTATCGACGCCATGGGCTGCCAGAAGGAGATCGCCACCACGATCCGTGCCGAGGGGGGCGATTACCTGCTCGCGGTAAAGGACAATCAACCCCATCTGCGCGCGGATCTCGAGGCTCTGTTTGATCACGCCTTGGAGCAGGAGTTCGCGTCGGGTACGTGGGACGGGTTTGCCCAGGAGAAGACGACTCGGGGTCGGGAGGAACTGCGGCAATGTTGGGTGCTGACGGACGTGGACGAGATCCGGAAGGGGGTCCGGGATTACGCATTGTGGAAGGACCTCACGAGTGTGATCGTGGTGGTCTCGGAGCGTGGGGAGAAGGGGAAGAGCCAGACCGAGACGCGCTTTTACATCAGTAGTCGGGTCGCCTCGGCTCGGCAGTTCGCCGGGTGGGCGCGGAATCATTGGGGCATTGAGAATGGGTTACATTGGGTGTTAGATGTGGTGTTCCGGGAGGATACCAGTCGTGTACGGAATGGAGATGAGGACGCCCAGGCCGAGAACGTCGGCTGGTTGCGGCGGATGGTGCTCTCGGTCCTCAAGCAGATCAAAACGAAGTCGAGCCTCAATGGGATGCGATTAAAGGCTGGATGGGACGAGGCATACATGGAAGAAATTTTGTTGAAAATCAAGGGGTTTTGA
- a CDS encoding glyoxalase superfamily protein has product MSVLFQQTIPILRIFDTEKAKAFYGDFLGFSADWEHHFDDHSPAYIQVSRAGLTLHLSEHHGDACPGSTVFVWMVGIDEFHREITGKNYKYLRPGIETTFYGAKCVQVIDPFGNHIRFNERVNGEDVAKG; this is encoded by the coding sequence ATGTCCGTATTGTTCCAGCAAACCATCCCGATTCTCCGCATCTTTGACACGGAGAAGGCGAAGGCGTTTTACGGCGACTTCCTCGGGTTTTCCGCGGACTGGGAACACCACTTCGACGACCACTCTCCGGCTTACATCCAGGTGTCCCGGGCGGGTCTGACGTTGCATCTGTCCGAACACCACGGGGACGCCTGCCCCGGGTCGACCGTGTTCGTCTGGATGGTCGGGATCGACGAGTTCCACCGCGAGATCACGGGCAAAAACTACAAATACCTACGGCCCGGGATCGAGACGACGTTTTACGGGGCGAAGTGCGTTCAGGTGATCGACCCGTTCGGCAACCACATCCGGTTCAACGAACGCGTGAATGGGGAAGACGTGGCGAAGGGTTGA
- a CDS encoding DUF4058 family protein: MLVGRVRRLLPPGYIAEPRARMGRYFELDIGAFEYEKRSADINTANGGTATTVPTVAEPTVSADIDIGDQHEYEVLIYDVEREKTLVAAVEFVSPGNKDRAEHRLAFVAKCSALLQRNVSVALVDVVTDRSGNLYAELLGELGVTDSTLGVEPPSLYAASCRTRTNQHRNRFDAWAYPVVLGHPLPALSLWYAPDRAVTLDLEGSYEDTCQLLGIG, translated from the coding sequence ATGTTAGTCGGGCGAGTCCGCCGCTTGCTCCCCCCGGGATATATTGCCGAACCGCGGGCGCGGATGGGCCGATACTTTGAACTGGACATTGGTGCCTTCGAGTACGAAAAGCGTTCTGCCGACATCAACACCGCAAACGGTGGCACGGCGACGACGGTCCCGACCGTCGCGGAACCCACGGTGTCGGCGGACATTGATATCGGCGATCAACACGAGTACGAAGTCTTGATCTACGACGTGGAGCGTGAAAAAACGCTGGTGGCGGCCGTGGAGTTTGTCAGCCCGGGGAACAAGGATCGGGCGGAGCACCGTCTGGCGTTCGTGGCGAAGTGTTCCGCGCTGCTTCAGCGGAACGTGAGCGTGGCCCTCGTGGATGTCGTCACGGATCGCAGTGGAAACCTGTATGCGGAACTGCTTGGCGAACTCGGTGTGACCGATTCGACACTCGGCGTCGAACCGCCGTCGTTGTATGCGGCGAGTTGTCGAACGCGGACGAATCAGCATCGCAACCGTTTCGACGCCTGGGCTTATCCCGTGGTCCTGGGGCACCCTCTTCCGGCGCTGTCGCTATGGTACGCGCCGGATCGAGCGGTGACGCTTGATCTCGAAGGCAGTTACGAAGACACCTGCCAACTTCTCGGCATCGGATAA
- a CDS encoding cysteine desulfurase family protein: MRSLYLDHNATTPLLPEAWEAMRPVAEAAVGNPSSAHHAGRKARQFLEDARDRVAAALGAHPDEVFFTSGATEANNLALFGLTAGASPPAHVLAAPFEHPCVIEPLKQLAARHFDVDWLPVTPRGQVETAAVMARVRDDTRLVCLMLVNHETGALQPVRHVAKKLPKQIPLHCDAAQAIGKIPVHFRDLSVTTLTASAHKFRGPTGVGLLLAKRGATIRPLMFGGHQQKGTRPGTEPVALAVGLAVALEHAVRNLDVTRAHLEALGRRFLAGLGAALGQAFGVNGPEFGSPDALPTTLNVSFPGCRSDVLLVSLDLAGVACSTGSACSSGSLLPSPVLQAMGVPDGVLRSAIRFSLGPTLTDGDIDEAVTRIAKCVREVRQRG; the protein is encoded by the coding sequence ATGCGGTCCCTGTACCTCGATCACAACGCGACCACGCCGCTCCTCCCGGAAGCCTGGGAGGCCATGCGCCCGGTGGCGGAGGCGGCCGTCGGCAACCCGTCGTCCGCGCACCACGCGGGGCGTAAGGCGCGGCAATTCCTCGAAGACGCCCGCGACCGCGTTGCCGCGGCTCTGGGTGCCCACCCGGACGAGGTGTTCTTCACCAGCGGGGCGACCGAGGCAAATAACCTCGCCCTCTTCGGGCTGACCGCCGGCGCCAGTCCGCCCGCCCACGTCCTGGCGGCTCCGTTCGAACACCCGTGCGTGATCGAGCCGCTGAAGCAGCTCGCGGCCCGGCATTTCGACGTAGACTGGCTGCCGGTGACCCCGCGCGGGCAGGTCGAGACGGCCGCCGTCATGGCCCGCGTCCGCGACGACACCCGGCTCGTCTGCCTGATGCTGGTCAACCACGAGACTGGCGCACTCCAGCCGGTCCGCCACGTCGCCAAGAAGCTGCCGAAACAGATCCCGCTGCACTGCGATGCGGCCCAGGCGATCGGGAAAATCCCCGTCCACTTTCGCGACCTGAGTGTCACCACGCTCACCGCGTCCGCCCACAAATTCCGCGGGCCAACGGGGGTAGGACTGCTGCTGGCGAAGCGCGGCGCCACGATCCGGCCGCTGATGTTCGGCGGCCACCAGCAGAAGGGCACGCGCCCGGGCACCGAGCCGGTCGCGCTGGCCGTCGGCCTGGCCGTCGCGCTGGAGCACGCGGTCCGCAATCTGGACGTGACCCGCGCCCACCTGGAGGCCCTGGGGCGGCGATTTTTAGCGGGATTGGGTGCCGCGCTGGGTCAGGCGTTCGGCGTCAACGGCCCCGAGTTCGGCTCGCCGGACGCGCTGCCGACGACGCTGAACGTGTCGTTTCCCGGCTGCCGGTCGGACGTGCTGCTCGTGAGCCTGGATCTGGCCGGGGTGGCTTGCTCCACGGGGTCGGCGTGTTCGAGCGGCAGCCTGTTGCCGTCGCCCGTCCTCCAAGCGATGGGTGTGCCCGACGGGGTGTTGCGCTCGGCCATTCGCTTCAGCCTCGGGCCCACCCTTACCGACGGCGACATCGACGAGGCCGTGACCCGCATCGCGAAGTGCGTTCGCGAGGTGCGGCAACGGGGGTGA